Part of the Vicinamibacterales bacterium genome, CTTCGGGGAGAGGCCATGACGAATGGCGTTCTCGACGACCGGGAGAAGAATGAGACTTGGCACCTGGACATCGAGCAGCGTCACGTCCACGCTCCACTCGACGCGCAGGCGGTCGTCGAATCGGGCCTGCTCGATCTCCAGGTACTTCCGGGTCAGCTCCATCTCCAGCACCAGGCCCATGGTGTGCCTGGATGCATCGTCGAGCATGGCTCGCAGCAGGCTGGAGAGGCGCATGAGCAGCCGGTCGGCGGTCTTGGGATCGCGATGGAGCAGCGTCGAGATGGCCTGGAGCGCGTTGAAGAGGAAATGGGGATGGATCTGTCGCTGAAGCAGGGCCAGGCGGGCTTCGGAGAGCTGACCCGCCAGGCGCTCGGCCTGGACCTCCTCCTCCCGGCGAGCCCTCGCATTGCGCATGGCCGCGGCCCCGACCAGGATGAGCAGGTAGACGAACGGCACATTGATGAAGCTGCCGAGCACGTTCTTCCTGGTTGGCAGCCAGAGCGTGAGGTGGGGCGCGCTCCAGCCGGACGCATACCAGGCCCACGCGAGATTGACGCCGCGCTGGATGAACCAGTAGGGGATGAAGACCAGGACCATGCCCAGGCAATGAGCGGCCAGGACGCGTCCCAGGCCCAGCCGCTCGATCCGGACGCGGCGGTCCATGGCGAGCACGATTGGGGCGAGGAAGGCCCAGGGCATGATGCCGACGAGCTCGCCCCAGATGAGATCCGGCCAGGCCCCGCCGAGCCCCCTCCCCTGGAGAATCCACAGCAGCGCCAGCCCCCCGAAGACCAGGAGGCGGAAGCCCAGGCGGTCCCACGAGAGCAGGAAGTCCGCCATGCGGGGCGCGTCGGTTGCCTTGTCGGCCGTCATCGTCGAACCTGCCGGATCTCCATGTCTCCTGGCCGCCGATGTTCAGGAGACGCGCGTGGCCACCCAATATATGCGATGTGCGCCGTCTGCCCACGCATTCTCGTGGAGCGAACGTCCGGCGCACAAGGCGCAGGTGTCTGGGTGGTCCTGTGGGCGCTCGTGCGGCTATGCCAGCTTGACCTCGACCACGCAGCGCTTACTGCCGCCGAGCTTCGATTCCTTGAGGAACACCTGGACCGGTCGTCCGAGAATGCCCTCGAACGATTCCTTCTGGTAGCCAACCGAGCAGTTGCACCAGAACGCAGGGGTCCGCTTGTTGTCCACCATCGGGCAATTGCACTCGCCTTCGGGCCCGACGATGGTGATGACGCCCTTCTGCTTGTCCCAGGTGAACTCGGTGCCCCAGTTCTTCTTCGCTTCGGCGAAGTACCCTTCAGGGTCGCCCTTGAACTTGACATGGAGCTGGCCCAGCTTGGCGCACTCCCGGCCGGTCTTCTCGATGATCCCGGCGCAGGCCTCCGCCGCCGGGCCGGCGGCCATGAAGCCGGCCATCTTGGCGATCTGGTACCGGGCGAAGGCGAGCCGCTGGTCCGGGGGCTCGGTCGCCGGCTTGTCGCCACCTGCCGCGTGCAACAGCCCGGGCGCACCGATTAGATTCAGCGCGCATCCGCACACGCCGAGACCGCACGCGCTCTTCAGGAACTCTTTGCGATTCACATGTCCTCCCTTCCGGGCGGGCCCGCGCCTCGTCCGGCCATTCGTGATGTGGCAGACCTCTCGCGAGAGTGTTCGCCACTCCTGGCCCGGGCGCAGCCGGAATGTGCCGGAAGGCGGAGAATGCGGGACGAACGGAGTGTTTGCGGGTGTGGGCCGGCGCTACCGGTCCCGCCGCGTCGCCTGCTATGGGTTTCCTGGCGCCGCCGGTGCGCGCACGGGCGCGGACGACGGGCGTGGCGTGCTTCGGGGCGCGGGGAGAGAATCCCGAGAGAGCACGATCATCCGCACACCGGGCGGCAGTGACCGGTAGAGCGATGCCGCATCCTTCGGGCCGAGCGCGATGCGCAGCCGCACGCTGTCGTGGTCCCTGCTGGAGAGGGCCGCCACGACATCGTGCCATTTCGCGCTCCACCACGCGCGGAGGCGCGCCATCCGTCCCGCGTCCCGATCGACGTCCAGCGGACGAACCTCGATCGACCGCCCGTCGTCGAACCGCACCTGGTACCGCGTCGGGATCGGGTACAGCTCTTCGGGCGTCGGTGGCACGGGCGGGGCCTCGGGCTCGGCGGCGTCCTTGGTGGGCGGCGCGGCCTGGATGACGAGCCGATCGAGCTGGCGCGGAGGATCGAGTTCACCGTGCGACCAGATGACGTCCTGCCACGGCCGCGGATCGCGGCGCGTGATCCAGGTCACCCGCGGCTGGCCCACCTGAAGGCCCACGACGCGATACCGCTGGAGCTCGGCGCCGTTCAGCATCAGCGTGAGATCGGCGGCGGCAGGGTCGAGCACGAGGTAGAACTCCTTGCCGTCGGCCAACTGGATCTGTCGCTCCAGGAGGCCGTTGAGCCGCTGAAGTCTCGCCGCCCGCGCCGAGTTGCCCGACGGGTCCGGCGTGGCCTCGTCCTTCGCACACGAGGTGGCCGCGAGGGCGGCCGTTCCGGCGACGAGCATCGCCAGCCAGGTCCGCGTGAACGCGTGGTGATGTGCCATGGCGTCTCAGTAGATGAAGATGTGGGTGCCGATCCGCGCGTTCGCCCAGACCTGCCGCAGGTCGTCGCGTCCGACGCGGATGCAGCCGTGCGAGACGGCACGGCCCAGCAGGCGTTCGTAGAGCGTTCCGTGGATCATGTAGCCGTTGCCGAAGTTGAGGGCGTACTCCCCGAGCGAGCCCGACTCGAGCCGGTCGGCCGGGTTGACGGGGATCGGCTGGTTTTCCTCCACGAAGGCCCAGTCGGGCTTTGCCCACACCGGGTTGCGCCTCATCGACAGAACCTCGAACCGTCCTCGCGGCGAGTCGAACACCCACTCTCGCTTCTTGCCGCCGGACTCCTTCAGTACCATCCCCGACCCGGCCGAGCACTTCGCCTCGAGCAGCGTGTCGTCATCGCGCTTGAGGTAGAGCCGGTTCTGCGTCTGGTCGATGACGATGTAGACGCCTCGGGGGACGGTCGCCTTGAGACGCGCGGTGAGGTCGCGGTTCCGCCGGTCGAGACGCACGGCCCCTTGCCTCAGTTCCCGTTCGGTGGTCGCCGCTTTGGCCACGATCGGAGGCGGTTGGTCGACATACGGCTCGTAGTGGTAGCCGGTGCCGGCCCAGGCGATGCTGGCGAGCAGCGCGGCGATCCCGGCCGCGACGGCTGTCGATCGCCGGTCGAGGGGAACCGGACCGAGGCGGCGCGGCCCGCGCACGACGCTCCGAGCCTGGTCGGCCTCCGGAGGCTGGGCGGCCGGGCGAGGTTCAGGGTCTGCGGTCGGCGGCGTCCCGGCGGCGTCCCCTGGCGAACTCGGCAATGGGTCCATAGGTGTCGCTCCCGACAATGGTCACGGGTGTGCCCACGCTCACGCGGCCGAACAGGTCCTCGATCTCCGGATTGGTGACCGCGACGCACCCTTCCGTCCAGTCGCGGCGACGCCCGCCTCCGCCATGGATCTCGATGAGCCCGCCGATTCGGGCCGACGCCGGGATGTCGCCGCGGCGACGAGCGCGGCCGAACTCCGCACGATCGCCGGCGTTGGGATAGTCGATGAGCAGCGCCTTGTAGAAGTCGGACGCCAGGTGGTCCAGCCGAGCCACGACGCGGTAGCGTCCCTCGGGCGTGGAGCCGTCGCCCTCCCGGCGTTTGTCGGCAATCCAGTTGAAGCCGAGTTCGACGGTATAGGTCTTCACCGGCTCGCCGCGCACGAAGAGCGTCATCTCGTGCGCGTCCTTCACGACGACGATGGCCGCGCGCCCCTCGCGTCGGGACCAGGCAATCGTCTCGCGTTTCCAGCCCTGCCATCGCGCGATCGTCCCGGCGTCGGCGTACCGGGCCGCGAGCGCGGCGGCCCGGTCGCGGACCTGGTCGGCCAGCGCCGCCGCCACCCGGGCGCGCGCCGCGGCCGTCTCGAGATCGCCCGCGTGCTGGTAGGCACGTGCCTCGTCGAGGACGGTGCGTGAGGTCGCCAGGAGTTGTCGATCGGGTCCGAGGTAGATCGTCGCCGCGGCCGTCTCGGCGGCCGCGACCGCCTGGCTGGCCTTGTCGATCTGCTCGCCGGCGGAGTTGGCTCCTGCGGCGCGCCGGTCGCGTGCCGACCGCTCAGCGGCGCGCGCGGAGGCTTCGGCCGCCGACCACGCGGCGACGACGGGCGCCGCGTCGGGGATTGGCCACACGCGAACCTGCTCGACGCGCTGCCGCGTGAGCGCCTCGCGCGACGCACGTTCGGCGACCGCCAACTCGTCCGGCGCCCAGTGCATCGCGTTCGCGGCTCGCGCGGCACCGACGGCGGAGCCGGCGGCGGCGGCCGCCATCTGCATCATCGCGCCGCGGCGAAGCGCCACGCCTCGCACGGCCAACGCCGCGCCGGCCAGGCACACCACACCAACGGCCACTGCGCCGGCCGTCCGCCACGCATGGCGACTACCGCGCCGCATGAGCCTCACCCCGCACGTCGTCGCTGCTCCGAGACCAGCGCTACTTCTTCTTGACGGCCATGGCCGCCTCGACCGAGGTCTTGACCGTCGTGGCCGCGTTCTTCGCCGACTCCGCCTTCGCCTTCACCTCGAGGAACTTCGCCGTGCCCATGGCCGCCTCGGCCTCGGTGATGGTGGTCGCCGCGTTGGTGAGGTCGGTCTTCATGGCCGCGATGTCGGCAGCCGAGCCCTTGCCCTTCGGCGCCTTGTCGAGGAGGCCCTGAGCCTCGGTGAGCGCGGCCTTCGCGTCGGCGATGGCCTGGGTGGCGTCGGCCTTCGCCTTCTCCTTGCCGGCCGCGGCGTCCGCGGCGGCCTTCTCGCCGGCGGCCTTCGCGGCGAGGGCGAGGTCCTTGGCCTTGTCGAACGACTTGAACATCTTGCCGTCCTGCGCCTTCAGTTCGGCGTCGAGCGCGGCCTGGGCGTCCTCGGCCGCCTTCAACGACGCGGCGGCGTACTCGCCCGCGCCAGCCGTGCCGGCGGCGGTGATCGCGGCCTTCGCTGCATCGATGTCGGCTGTCGGCGGCGTGCCGCAGCCGACGACTGTGACGGCCAGGCCGAGAACCAGGATGGAAAGTCCGAGACGAATGCGCATGATCTGTCTCCTTTGAACGGTGTCCCGCGACCTCACTCCGGGCCTCGGGAACGCACGGCGGATCATACTACTGCCCGACCGTGACGGCACGTGTTCCCTTCGCGCGCGGACGGGGACGGGGCCATGATGGACCCGGTTGCTTCGCCGTCGCGCCGTGGCCGATGCCGTGGGAACCCTGATGTGACCTCTTCCAGCCTTCGGATCCGCATTGTCGCACTGGTGATGCTGGCGGCGAGTCCGGGCGTCGTCGTGCCCTGCTGCGCCATCGGTACCCAGCGCCGAGCTGCGCGCGAGGCATCCTCGAGGGCCTCGCCAGCCATCCTTCCATCGTGGCCCTCGACGCCACGGCGCCCAACCGCGACTTGTTCTGCAGCTCGCTGCCCTCGCCCGGGTCCCTCAATCTCATGGACCGTGAGTACGTCAGGAGGGCGCTGGCCACCCGACAGTTCACGGTCGGGGAGTTCCGGATCGGGCGGCTCAACGGCCGACCGGTGCTGGCGTGTGCCCTGCCGCTGCTCCGTTTGCCCTGCCGCTGCTCGACGAGGCGGGCGCGCCCGCGATCCTGATCGTCGTCCCCACCAGGAGGCGCATCGATTCGTGGGTCATGGTTGCCGCCGGTGGACGGTTGGGTCAATGCCGCGCCGGGTACTTCATCTCGCCCGCGCGAATCGGCACCGTGAGCAGGTTCTCCTTCGGCGGAATCGGGCAGTTGTAATGAGGCGAGTAGTTGCACAGCGGGTTGGTCGCCTTGTTGAAGTCCAGCACGTAGGTGCCGCCGGCCTCCGCGCACGGGATGAACAGGTAGCGGCCAACCTCGTACGTCTCGTTGCCCGTCGTCAGGTCGCGGAATGCCACGAACAGCTCATCGCCGGCCTTGGGTGACGCGACACTCGCCAGGACCGTCAGGCGCTGCGCGGTTCGGTCGACGCTGAACTCGAAGGTTCCCACCCGAAAGTACTCCTTCCGCAGACCCCGACTCGTCGTGATCGTCACCGGCGCGGGGGTCGGGTTCGCCACGTAGCGGGCCTTCACCTGGAGTGATGGAGCGGGCGGGTACCACTTCAGGCCTGCGTAGGCTGTTCGCGCGGGCAACTCGGGATCGAACACCCGCGCGTTTCCCGTGTCCGGCCGCGCGTACAACTCCACGAAGAACCTGCCGATGCGGACCACCTCGCGCGGCGCGAGCTTCGTCCGTCCGGTCACGGCCGCACCCGGCAGTCCCGAGACGTCACCCTCGCCGCTCGTCTTGACCACGAGGGGAGGCGTTCCCGCCACCGGCGTCACCCAGAACGCGCCGGCGTCCAAGGTGAGTTCGATGATGTCAGGCGCCGCGGGACTCGTGCCGAACTCCGCGCCGGAGGGCCCAATCCCGAGACGCATCGCCTGCCCTGGTGAGAAGTACTGCACGGCAACCGCCGTGAACGGCGACATCGGTGCGTTCGCGTACGCGTCATCGGCTGTCTTGTGCGAAGCCAGGATCGCGGCAACCGGGTCGGTCGGCGTTGCGGCGGGCTTCTGCGCGCCGCCTTGCGCGGGTGCGACACAGGGAACCGCCAGCGCCGCCATCATCACCAGGACAATCCGTCTTCGCAGACTGTTTCCGCTCATGAGTACCTACGACTTTCTGTGGGCAGCGGTGGACGCCGCCGTCGCTGATGTGAAACCGACGTTTGCGCCGGCGTGCGGACCAGGAAGCAGTATACGGCGCCGGCCGGCGTAACATACTCGGACGGTCGGCCTGCCGTGACCGGGCCAGGCGGTGGCACGATCCACCCGCGCGACCGGAAGCGATAGAGTGGGGGTGGGAGCAAACGTAATGACCAAAGCGGGCAACCGGATCTCGTCGATAGGAACCACGCGCACATTTCTCGCGGTCGGGGCCTGCTCGGAGGCGCTGTTCAACGTCCTGGACCGCGCGTTCGAACACCCCTTGAAGGCCGAGGAGCACGCCGCCGTGCCCTTCGCGGGCGGAATCATGCAGCACGGCTACCAGTGCGGCATGATTTGGGGCGCGGCGCTGGCCGCAGGGGCACAGGCGTATCGACGCTTCGGTTCGGGTCCCGAAGCCGAGATGAGGGCGATCATCGCCGCACGAAGGCTCGTGGACGCCTTCCGCGCCCGCAATGGACACATCAACTGTCTCGAGATCACCGACCTGGACCAGTCGTCGTCAACCATGAAGATGATGACCTATTTCCTCCTGAAAGGCGGGACCATCGGTTGTTTTCGCATGGCCGCGAAATATGCCCCGGTCGCGTTCAGTGAGATAGACGCGGCTCTCTCCGACGCGCACGTCGAGGCGCCCTCCGCTCCGGTGAGTTGCGCGGCGATGCTGGCGCGGAAGATGGGTGCATCCGACGTGCACGCCGTCATGGCCGCGGGACTGGCGGGCGGAATCGGCCTGTGTGGAGGTGCCTGCGGGGCGTTGGGGGCCGCGATCTGGATCATCGGGATGAGAGACAGCAGGGAACGAGACGGCAAGGTCGGTTTCAGGGATCCCGGCGCGGCGAGGGCCATTGAAGCGTTCATGAAGTGCACCGACTACGAATTCGAGTGCTCCGAGATAGTCGGACGGAGATTCGAGAGCGTCGGCGACCACGCCGGGCACGTTTGCGCTGGAGGCTGCTCGAAGATCATCGAGACGTTGGCTGCTCAGTGATGCCAGCGGGGGCGGGCCGACCGGGAGGAACGCGCACACCTGTGACGGAGGTTCACGGCTGCTCGCGCCCCACGCCTCGTCCTGTCAAGCACTTGCGGTATGGCTCGAAGGTTGCTGTGGCACCGGGCATGATTCAGCGCATGACACGCCTCGCCCTCGTCCTGCTCCTGTTCGTGCCCGGCGTCGCGTTCGGTCGGGGGCCGCAGGCCCCGACCAACGTCAACACTCGCTACGAGGTCGAGAGCGTCTCGGTCTCCGGCGTCTCGGACTCGACGATCAGCCGGTCGCTGCGCCGCGACATGCAGAAGCTCGTTGGGAACAAGTACGATCCCGACGCAGCCGACCATTTCGCCCACAGACTGCGGAGCGAGCTGCAGGGCTACACGGTGACCGTCAAGG contains:
- a CDS encoding histidine kinase → MTADKATDAPRMADFLLSWDRLGFRLLVFGGLALLWILQGRGLGGAWPDLIWGELVGIMPWAFLAPIVLAMDRRVRIERLGLGRVLAAHCLGMVLVFIPYWFIQRGVNLAWAWYASGWSAPHLTLWLPTRKNVLGSFINVPFVYLLILVGAAAMRNARARREEEVQAERLAGQLSEARLALLQRQIHPHFLFNALQAISTLLHRDPKTADRLLMRLSSLLRAMLDDASRHTMGLVLEMELTRKYLEIEQARFDDRLRVEWSVDVTLLDVQVPSLILLPVVENAIRHGLSPKVGPGRLKVSAASEGPSLVLTVEDDGLGTTLPLRPGVGIGNTRERLHAMYGERGRLEIDTRPNGGFRVRIQIPLEAERS
- a CDS encoding L,D-transpeptidase family protein; this translates as MDPLPSSPGDAAGTPPTADPEPRPAAQPPEADQARSVVRGPRRLGPVPLDRRSTAVAAGIAALLASIAWAGTGYHYEPYVDQPPPIVAKAATTERELRQGAVRLDRRNRDLTARLKATVPRGVYIVIDQTQNRLYLKRDDDTLLEAKCSAGSGMVLKESGGKKREWVFDSPRGRFEVLSMRRNPVWAKPDWAFVEENQPIPVNPADRLESGSLGEYALNFGNGYMIHGTLYERLLGRAVSHGCIRVGRDDLRQVWANARIGTHIFIY
- a CDS encoding L,D-transpeptidase; the protein is MRRGSRHAWRTAGAVAVGVVCLAGAALAVRGVALRRGAMMQMAAAAAGSAVGAARAANAMHWAPDELAVAERASREALTRQRVEQVRVWPIPDAAPVVAAWSAAEASARAAERSARDRRAAGANSAGEQIDKASQAVAAAETAAATIYLGPDRQLLATSRTVLDEARAYQHAGDLETAAARARVAAALADQVRDRAAALAARYADAGTIARWQGWKRETIAWSRREGRAAIVVVKDAHEMTLFVRGEPVKTYTVELGFNWIADKRREGDGSTPEGRYRVVARLDHLASDFYKALLIDYPNAGDRAEFGRARRRGDIPASARIGGLIEIHGGGGRRRDWTEGCVAVTNPEIEDLFGRVSVGTPVTIVGSDTYGPIAEFARGRRRDAADRRP
- a CDS encoding DUF1684 domain-containing protein, translated to MSGNSLRRRIVLVMMAALAVPCVAPAQGGAQKPAATPTDPVAAILASHKTADDAYANAPMSPFTAVAVQYFSPGQAMRLGIGPSGAEFGTSPAAPDIIELTLDAGAFWVTPVAGTPPLVVKTSGEGDVSGLPGAAVTGRTKLAPREVVRIGRFFVELYARPDTGNARVFDPELPARTAYAGLKWYPPAPSLQVKARYVANPTPAPVTITTSRGLRKEYFRVGTFEFSVDRTAQRLTVLASVASPKAGDELFVAFRDLTTGNETYEVGRYLFIPCAEAGGTYVLDFNKATNPLCNYSPHYNCPIPPKENLLTVPIRAGEMKYPARH
- a CDS encoding C-GCAxxG-C-C family (seleno)protein, which produces MTKAGNRISSIGTTRTFLAVGACSEALFNVLDRAFEHPLKAEEHAAVPFAGGIMQHGYQCGMIWGAALAAGAQAYRRFGSGPEAEMRAIIAARRLVDAFRARNGHINCLEITDLDQSSSTMKMMTYFLLKGGTIGCFRMAAKYAPVAFSEIDAALSDAHVEAPSAPVSCAAMLARKMGASDVHAVMAAGLAGGIGLCGGACGALGAAIWIIGMRDSRERDGKVGFRDPGAARAIEAFMKCTDYEFECSEIVGRRFESVGDHAGHVCAGGCSKIIETLAAQ